The Leptodactylus fuscus isolate aLepFus1 chromosome 3, aLepFus1.hap2, whole genome shotgun sequence genome has a segment encoding these proteins:
- the GPR87 gene encoding LOW QUALITY PROTEIN: G-protein coupled receptor 87 (The sequence of the model RefSeq protein was modified relative to this genomic sequence to represent the inferred CDS: deleted 1 base in 1 codon; substituted 2 bases at 2 genomic stop codons), translated as MFVVFTSTVITEYFHDLMLLFFSIYNLAIFHXVLTHENNTLVTSHGXAFNSDISCCLQVQTCSYRLVGNTKDVQTNGSNTCALLCWVSIRVIPSTHVNTLYFSHFRHCCVLSFEASPCRGADRRQAMSNASNVSWNPASPTMDVNLHINSPEYIKDGLHINSTSHGGNATTLTELLRIIFPVVYLIIFLASVMLNGLAVWIFFQIRSKTSFIVYLKNIMGADLLMTASFPFKVIQTSGMAQWNFNFYLCRYTSVLFYTSMYISIVFLGLISIDRYLKVVKPFGSSKMYSIKFTKMVSMGVWVLMTVFALPNVILTNAEPTRDNVNDCMKLKSPLGVQWHTAISYIDMIIFFTVMIVLIACYISISRHIQKSSKPFVSCSSRTRRHNQSIRVVVAVFFTCFLPYHLCELPFLFSHLDSVLEKHIYTILLYCKEGTLILAACNVCLDPIIYFFMCRSFSHRLFNRSSIRSRSESIRSLQSVKKSEVRIYCEYTEV; from the exons ATGTTTGTTGTTTTCACGTCTACTGTAATAACAGAATATTTTCATGACCTCATGCTTTTATTTTTCAGCATATATAATTTAGCTATTTTTCATTGAGTTCTTACACATGAAAATAACACTCTTGTGACATCCCATGGCTAGGCATTTAATTCAGACATATCCTGTTGCCTTCAAGTCCAAACCTGTAGCTATAGACTTGTTGGGAATACAAAAGATGTACAAACAAATGGGAGCAATACATGTGCTCTGCTCTGCTGGGTTTCTATACGTGTAATTCCTTCTACTCATGTAAATACACTGTATTTTTCACATTTCAGACACTGTTGTGTACTGAGCTTTGAA GCTTCTCCATGCAGAGG AGCTGACAGAAGGCAAGCAATGTCAAATGCTTCTAATGTATCCTGGAATCCTGCAAGCCCTACTATGGATGTAAACCTGCACATTAACTCACCAG AATACATCAAGGATGGTCTTCACATTAACAGCACAAGTCATGGTGGAAATGCTACAACTCTCACAGAGCTACTGAGGATCATCTTTCCTGTGGTATATCTCATCATTTTCCTTGCAAGCGTCATGCTCAATGGGCTTGCAGTCTGGATTTTCTTCCAGATCAGAAGTAAAACTAGTTTCATTGTGTACCTCAAGAACATTATGGGTGCTGACCTCCTGATGACCGCTTCCTTCCCATTTAAAGTTATACAGACTTCCGGGATGGCCCAGTGGAATTTCAACTTCTACCTCTGCCGCTACACAAGTGTCTTGTTCTACACAAGCATGTACATTAGTATTGTGTTTCTTGGACTAATAAGTATTGACCGATATCTCAAAGTGGTGAAACCTTTTGGCAGCTCCAAAATGTACAGCATTAAGTTCACAAAGATGGTGTCTATGGGAGTTTGGGTACTCATGACTGTATTTGCCTTGCCAAATGTCATCTTAACAAATGCTGAACCGACTAGAGACAACGTCAATGACTGCATGAAACTCAAGAGCCCTTTAGGAGTTCAATGGCATACAGCTATTTCTTATATTGATATGATCATATTTTTTACTGTGATGATTGTGCTTATTGCATGTTACATTTCAATATCCCGACACATACAGAAGTCTAGCAAACCCTTTGTTAGTTGTTCCAGTCGGACAAGAAGACATAACCAAAGTATACGTGTAGTTGTggctgtattttttacatgttttttgccCTATCATCTATGTGAGTTGCCTTTTCTGTTCAGCCACCTGGATTCAGTCCTGGAGAAGCATATATATACCATCCTTCTATACTGCAAGGAAGGCACGCTGATACTCGCGGCCTGCAATGTCTGTTTGGATCCTATCATCTATTTCTTTATGTGCAGATCCTTCTCTCATAGACTGTTTAATCGATCCAGCATTAGATCTAGAAGTGAGAGTATAAGGTCCCTACAAAGTGTGAAGAAGTCGGAAGTGCGAATATACTGTGAGTATACAGAAGTATGA